The proteins below are encoded in one region of Bombus vancouverensis nearcticus chromosome 8, iyBomVanc1_principal, whole genome shotgun sequence:
- the LOC117155888 gene encoding uncharacterized protein LOC117155888, with amino-acid sequence MNLLVLLLLTVPACLAQFSIQGPSDGNRVAQGLRIEEGKGIQYTDQNESNEGGFSITGATDGNAQIQGASDGHSNFQIHGASRGPAESYNVQGPSAGSYNIQGSTDGHSHSIIQGSYDGNSGSAKSLQYNDPSGLRVNWRSFDRQPQPRAQQTAQYSEAAIASAPRAPHRQRAHAPRQPQPPPQPEPFALQQSRPLDNAPTQIKQLLQLQAQLPYVNIIPEPYRYENLLASQGNQRPEYQPEYQPEYQPRYQPEAQEEPAPSPRRPAYRGKPRGPPRQRRQAPQYRPEAPAAQQQQHRRLPQPPAEPQIKYNPNLPPQLQQLLKYQAETPYINLIPEQYRFNPEPAAQMQVEQVRNYYQDLLRQQPTSPTVHTVPPVVAPAPQRIRGPPQDPQSGSAYSRPRRQAPHQRQLRPQQLPAEPVPQYSTNVPGQIQSLLKYQAQIPYNIIANQIDYRLDKPYVPQPIKPTGAPEVQYQPPNQYQSQSQYQGQSQYQEQNQYQSQNQYPNQNQYQSQIQSPDAYQGQSSGYSQVYASQSQYTQAQFGAQEPEHGVRPVTERQY; translated from the exons AATCAAACGAAGGTGGCTTTAGTATTACAGGCGCAACAGACGGTAACGCTCAAATACAAGGTGCTAGCGATGGTCATTCTAATTTTCAAATTCATGGTGCCAGTCGCGGCCCAGCGGAAAGTTACAATGTACAAGGACCTAGTGCAGGGTCATACAACATCCAAGGATCAACGGATGGACATAGTCATTCAATTATTCAAGGCTCCTACGATGGTAATTCAGGGTCTGCGAAATCTCTTCAGTATAATGATCCCAGTG GACTAAGAGTGAACTGGAGATCATTTGATCGACAACCACAGCCAAGAGCGCAGCAGACAGCACAATACTCGGAAGCTGCAATTGCAAGTGCACCAAGAGCGCCACATCGGCAAAGGGCTCATGCACCAAGGCAACCGCAACCACCACCACAACCCGAACCATTTGCTTTACAACAATCGAGGCCTTTGGATAATGCACCTACGCAAATCAAGCAACTTCTCCAATTGCAAGCACAACTTCCATACGTTAATATCATTCCTGAACCATATAG ATATGAAAATTTGTTAGCATCACAAGGTAATCAACGACCTGAATATCAACCTGAATATCAACCTGAGTATCAACCTCGGTATCAACCCGAAGCCCAAGAGGAACCGGCCCCTTCACCACGACGACCAGCTTATCGTGGAAAACCACGTGGTCCGCCTAGACAGAGGCGACAGGCGCCACAATACAGACCGGAAGCTCCTGCTGCACAGCAACAGCAACACCGCAGACTTCCGCAACCACCGGCTGAACCTCAAATTAAATATAATCCCAATCTTCCGCCTCAGCTACAACAACTATTGAAATACCAGGCCGAAACTCCGTATATCAACTTAATTCCTGAACAATACAg ATTTAATCCTGAGCCAGCCGCCCAAATGCAGGTAGAGCAGGTCCGTAACTACTACCAAGATCTTTTAAGACAGCAACCAACATCTCCTACCGTACACACAGTACCGCCAGTGGTCGCGCCTGCCCCACAACGAATACGAGGTCCACCACAAGATCCGCAATCAGGTTCGGCATATTCTAGACCAAGAAGACAAGCTCCACATCAACGACAGCTACGACCGCAACAACTACCAGCTGAACCAGTACCACAATATTCCACCAATGTTCCTGGTCAAATTCAGAGTTTATTGAAATACCAAGCACAAATTCCTTATAACATTATCGCTAATCAAATCGATTATCGTCTTGACAAGCCATACGTGCCTCAACCAATTAAACCTACTGGCGCTCCAGAAGTTCAATATCAACCTCCAAATCAATATCAAAGTCAAAGTCAATATCAAGGACAGAGTCAATATCAAGAACAAAATCAATATCAAAGTCAAAATCAGTATCCAAATCAAAACCAATATCAAAGCCAGATTCAATCACCAGACGCGTACCAAGGTCAATCAAGTGGATATAGCCAAGTCTATGCATCGCAGTCACAGTATACTCAGGCTCAATTTGGAGCACAAGAACCTGAGCATGGAGTTCGTCCTGTTACCGAAAGACAATATTGA